Proteins encoded together in one Canis lupus familiaris isolate Mischka breed German Shepherd chromosome 25, alternate assembly UU_Cfam_GSD_1.0, whole genome shotgun sequence window:
- the LOC106557752 gene encoding uncharacterized protein LOC106557752, with translation MGMPRGIWPQSPGTAPRHSHLWASVRVNASEGRSSYLDGSWIFRSFHRKQQKRHTRKERKGKQEKGQERKDGRKVRWQPMPQDALTSARAGQQKCVCSDHLLQHNLDLQVAIWTSCPGNIELLVFLWLKAHFQNVITGSTASPGFCHPSWSLQTAPPPNMFPVFVIVVAAASPSNVFGSNFKNPPLPIITNKNSVFPNSLSMNHC, from the exons ATGGGAATGCCACGTGGGATCTGGCCCCAATCCCCTGGCACAGCTCCCCGGCATTCTCATCTCTGGGCAAGTGTGAGGGTAAATGCTTCCGAGGGAAGGAGCAGTTACCTGGATGGATCCTGGATTTTTAGATCTTTCCATAGGAAGCAACAAAAAAGACAcaccaggaaggagaggaagggaaaacagGAAAAGGGGCAAGAGAGGAAGGACGGCCGCAAAG TGAGATGGCAACCGATGCCTCAGGATGCTCTCACCAGCGCCAGGGCAGGTCAGCAGAAATGTGTGTGCTCGGACCACCTGCTTCAGCATAACCTTGACCTCCAGGTTGCAATTTGGACTTCCTGCCCAGGCAACATAGAGCTACTTGTGTTTCTCTGGCTGAAGGCACATTTTCAGAATGTAATCACAGGTAGTACAGCTAGTCCAGGATTTTGTCACCCTTCCTGGTCTCTGCAAACTGCCCCACCCCCCAATATGTTTCccgtttttgttattgttgtggCTGCTGCTTCACCTTCAAATGTATTTGGGAGTAATTTCAAAAACCCACCTCTCCCCATCATAACCAACAAGAACAGtgtttttccaaattctttgtCAATGAACCATTGTTAA